A stretch of Physeter macrocephalus isolate SW-GA chromosome 6, ASM283717v5, whole genome shotgun sequence DNA encodes these proteins:
- the RAB3IP gene encoding rab-3A-interacting protein isoform X1, producing MGFKKENTSVMAKGLSYDEAFAMANDPLEGFHEVNLASPTSPDLLGVYEPGTQEQTTSPSVIYRPHPSALCSAPIQANALDVSDLPTQPVYSSPRRLNCAEISSVSIHVTDPAPCSTSGVTAGLTTLATRKDNCNAEREFLQGATITEACDGSDDIFGLSTDSLSRLRSPSVLEVREKGYERLKEELAKAQRELKLKDEECERLSKVRDQLGQELEELTASLFEEAHKMVREANVKQATAEKQLKEAQGKIDVLQAEVAALKTLVLSSSPTSPTQEPLPGGKTHFKKGHTRNKSTSSAMSGSHQDLSVIQPIVKDCKEADLSLYNEFRSWKDEPIMDRTCPFLDKIYQEDIFPCLTFSKSELASAVLEAVENNTLSIEPVGLQPIRFVKASAVECGGPKKCALTGQSKSCKHRIKLGDSSNYYYISPFCRYRITSVCNFFTYIRYIQQGLVKQQDVDQMFWEVMQLRKEMSLAKLGYFKEEL from the exons GTTATCCTATGATGAGGCATTTGCTATGGCTAATGACCCCTTGGAAGGTTTCCATGAAGTAAACCTTGCTTCACCTACTTCTCCAGACCTTCTTGGTGTGTATGAACCGGGAACTCAAGAGCAGACTACCTCACCAAGTGTCATCTACCGGCCACATCCTTCAGCTTTATGCTCCGCCCCTATCCAGGCTAATGCCTTAGATGTTTCCGACCTTCCTACACAACCTGTGTATTCATCCCCCAGACGTTTAAATTGTGCAGAAATATCTAGTGTCAG CATCCATGTTACAGACCCAGCACCTTGTTCTACCTCTGGAGTCACAGCTGGGTTAACTACATTAGCTACAAGAAAGGACAACTGTAACGCAGAGAGGGAATTTTTACAGGGTGCTACCATAACAGAGGCTTGTGATGGCAGTGATGATATTTTTGGGTTGAGTACTGATAGTCTGTCCCGCTTACGAAGCCCATCTGTTTTGGAAGTTAGAGAAAAGGGCTATGAAAGATTAAAAGAAGAACTTGCAAAAGCTCAGAGG GAACTGAAGTTAAAAGATGAAGAGTGTGAGAGGCTTTCTAAAGTACGAGATCAACTTGGACAGGAATTGGAGGAACTCACAGCTAGCCTGTTTGAG GAAGCTCATAAGATGGTGAGAGAAGCAAATGTCAAGCAGGCAACAgcagaaaaacagctaaaagaAGCACAAGGAAAA ATTGATGTACTTCAAGCTGAAGTAGCTGCCTTGAAGACACTTGTATTGTCCAGTTCTCCAACATCACCTACACAAGAGCCTCTGCCAGGTggaaagacacattttaaaaaggggCATACAAGAAATAAAAGTACAAGCAGTGCTATGAGTGGCAGTCATCAGGACCTTAGTGTGATACAGCCAATTGTAAAAGACTGCAAAGAG GCTGACTTATCCCTGTATAATGAATTCAGATCTTGGAAGGATGAGCCCATAATGGACAGAACATGTCCTTTCTTAGACAAAATCTATCAGGaagatatttttccatgtttaacCTTCTCAAAAAGTGag tTGGCTTCAGCTGTTCTGGAGGCTGTGGAAAACAATACTCTAAGCATTGAACCAGTGGGACTACAACCTATTCGATTTGTGAAAGCATCTGCAGTTGAATGTGGAGGACCAAA aaaatgtgCTCTCACAGGTCAGAGTAAGTCCTGTAAACACAGAATTAAATTAGGGGACTCaagcaattattattatatttctcctttttgcagatACAGG ATCACTTCTGTATGTAACTTTTTCACGTATATTCGATATATTCAACAGGGACTTGTGAAACAGCAGGATG TTGATCAAATGTTTTGGGAAGTTATGCAGTTGAGAAAAGAGATGTCTTTGGCAAAGCTGGGATATTTCAAAGAGGAACTGTGA
- the RAB3IP gene encoding rab-3A-interacting protein isoform X2, with product MANDPLEGFHEVNLASPTSPDLLGVYEPGTQEQTTSPSVIYRPHPSALCSAPIQANALDVSDLPTQPVYSSPRRLNCAEISSVSIHVTDPAPCSTSGVTAGLTTLATRKDNCNAEREFLQGATITEACDGSDDIFGLSTDSLSRLRSPSVLEVREKGYERLKEELAKAQRELKLKDEECERLSKVRDQLGQELEELTASLFEEAHKMVREANVKQATAEKQLKEAQGKIDVLQAEVAALKTLVLSSSPTSPTQEPLPGGKTHFKKGHTRNKSTSSAMSGSHQDLSVIQPIVKDCKEADLSLYNEFRSWKDEPIMDRTCPFLDKIYQEDIFPCLTFSKSELASAVLEAVENNTLSIEPVGLQPIRFVKASAVECGGPKKCALTGQSKSCKHRIKLGDSSNYYYISPFCRYRITSVCNFFTYIRYIQQGLVKQQDVDQMFWEVMQLRKEMSLAKLGYFKEEL from the exons ATGGCTAATGACCCCTTGGAAGGTTTCCATGAAGTAAACCTTGCTTCACCTACTTCTCCAGACCTTCTTGGTGTGTATGAACCGGGAACTCAAGAGCAGACTACCTCACCAAGTGTCATCTACCGGCCACATCCTTCAGCTTTATGCTCCGCCCCTATCCAGGCTAATGCCTTAGATGTTTCCGACCTTCCTACACAACCTGTGTATTCATCCCCCAGACGTTTAAATTGTGCAGAAATATCTAGTGTCAG CATCCATGTTACAGACCCAGCACCTTGTTCTACCTCTGGAGTCACAGCTGGGTTAACTACATTAGCTACAAGAAAGGACAACTGTAACGCAGAGAGGGAATTTTTACAGGGTGCTACCATAACAGAGGCTTGTGATGGCAGTGATGATATTTTTGGGTTGAGTACTGATAGTCTGTCCCGCTTACGAAGCCCATCTGTTTTGGAAGTTAGAGAAAAGGGCTATGAAAGATTAAAAGAAGAACTTGCAAAAGCTCAGAGG GAACTGAAGTTAAAAGATGAAGAGTGTGAGAGGCTTTCTAAAGTACGAGATCAACTTGGACAGGAATTGGAGGAACTCACAGCTAGCCTGTTTGAG GAAGCTCATAAGATGGTGAGAGAAGCAAATGTCAAGCAGGCAACAgcagaaaaacagctaaaagaAGCACAAGGAAAA ATTGATGTACTTCAAGCTGAAGTAGCTGCCTTGAAGACACTTGTATTGTCCAGTTCTCCAACATCACCTACACAAGAGCCTCTGCCAGGTggaaagacacattttaaaaaggggCATACAAGAAATAAAAGTACAAGCAGTGCTATGAGTGGCAGTCATCAGGACCTTAGTGTGATACAGCCAATTGTAAAAGACTGCAAAGAG GCTGACTTATCCCTGTATAATGAATTCAGATCTTGGAAGGATGAGCCCATAATGGACAGAACATGTCCTTTCTTAGACAAAATCTATCAGGaagatatttttccatgtttaacCTTCTCAAAAAGTGag tTGGCTTCAGCTGTTCTGGAGGCTGTGGAAAACAATACTCTAAGCATTGAACCAGTGGGACTACAACCTATTCGATTTGTGAAAGCATCTGCAGTTGAATGTGGAGGACCAAA aaaatgtgCTCTCACAGGTCAGAGTAAGTCCTGTAAACACAGAATTAAATTAGGGGACTCaagcaattattattatatttctcctttttgcagatACAGG ATCACTTCTGTATGTAACTTTTTCACGTATATTCGATATATTCAACAGGGACTTGTGAAACAGCAGGATG TTGATCAAATGTTTTGGGAAGTTATGCAGTTGAGAAAAGAGATGTCTTTGGCAAAGCTGGGATATTTCAAAGAGGAACTGTGA
- the RAB3IP gene encoding rab-3A-interacting protein isoform X3, whose amino-acid sequence MGFKKENTSVMAKGLSYDEAFAMANDPLEGFHEVNLASPTSPDLLGVYEPGTQEQTTSPSVIYRPHPSALCSAPIQANALDVSDLPTQPVYSSPRRLNCAEISSVSIHVTDPAPCSTSGVTAGLTTLATRKDNCNAEREFLQGATITEACDGSDDIFGLSTDSLSRLRSPSVLEVREKGYERLKEELAKAQRELKLKDEECERLSKVRDQLGQELEELTASLFEEAHKMVREANVKQATAEKQLKEAQGKIDVLQAEVAALKTLVLSSSPTSPTQEPLPGGKTHFKKGHTRNKSTSSAMSGSHQDLSVIQPIVKDCKEADLSLYNEFRSWKDEPIMDRTCPFLDKIYQEDIFPCLTFSKSELASAVLEAVENNTLSIEPVGLQPIRFVKASAVECGGPKSLLYVTFSRIFDIFNRDL is encoded by the exons GTTATCCTATGATGAGGCATTTGCTATGGCTAATGACCCCTTGGAAGGTTTCCATGAAGTAAACCTTGCTTCACCTACTTCTCCAGACCTTCTTGGTGTGTATGAACCGGGAACTCAAGAGCAGACTACCTCACCAAGTGTCATCTACCGGCCACATCCTTCAGCTTTATGCTCCGCCCCTATCCAGGCTAATGCCTTAGATGTTTCCGACCTTCCTACACAACCTGTGTATTCATCCCCCAGACGTTTAAATTGTGCAGAAATATCTAGTGTCAG CATCCATGTTACAGACCCAGCACCTTGTTCTACCTCTGGAGTCACAGCTGGGTTAACTACATTAGCTACAAGAAAGGACAACTGTAACGCAGAGAGGGAATTTTTACAGGGTGCTACCATAACAGAGGCTTGTGATGGCAGTGATGATATTTTTGGGTTGAGTACTGATAGTCTGTCCCGCTTACGAAGCCCATCTGTTTTGGAAGTTAGAGAAAAGGGCTATGAAAGATTAAAAGAAGAACTTGCAAAAGCTCAGAGG GAACTGAAGTTAAAAGATGAAGAGTGTGAGAGGCTTTCTAAAGTACGAGATCAACTTGGACAGGAATTGGAGGAACTCACAGCTAGCCTGTTTGAG GAAGCTCATAAGATGGTGAGAGAAGCAAATGTCAAGCAGGCAACAgcagaaaaacagctaaaagaAGCACAAGGAAAA ATTGATGTACTTCAAGCTGAAGTAGCTGCCTTGAAGACACTTGTATTGTCCAGTTCTCCAACATCACCTACACAAGAGCCTCTGCCAGGTggaaagacacattttaaaaaggggCATACAAGAAATAAAAGTACAAGCAGTGCTATGAGTGGCAGTCATCAGGACCTTAGTGTGATACAGCCAATTGTAAAAGACTGCAAAGAG GCTGACTTATCCCTGTATAATGAATTCAGATCTTGGAAGGATGAGCCCATAATGGACAGAACATGTCCTTTCTTAGACAAAATCTATCAGGaagatatttttccatgtttaacCTTCTCAAAAAGTGag tTGGCTTCAGCTGTTCTGGAGGCTGTGGAAAACAATACTCTAAGCATTGAACCAGTGGGACTACAACCTATTCGATTTGTGAAAGCATCTGCAGTTGAATGTGGAGGACCAAA ATCACTTCTGTATGTAACTTTTTCACGTATATTCGATATATTCAACAGGGACTTGTGA